The Calypte anna isolate BGI_N300 chromosome 20, bCalAnn1_v1.p, whole genome shotgun sequence DNA window ggaaaaaacccaacccaaataGATCAGCAGGTTACAGGAACTAGCCAGAACTcagatgaaattttattttaaaagctccaCATACAGAAAGCTGTACTTCCTGATAGAATGAGAATGaaggaatataaataaaacagaagaaagaacaaTGATCTTTCACAAGAAGTTGGTGAATGCTTgcaaaaattaaagttttttttcagtgcaaggGCAAACTGAGTTCATACTAGACAGTTCttagtgcagaaaaaaataggaaaagaagaaaaaaaatcagctttaaaatgCCAAGTGATGCTAATGattaaacaaacatttaaaaccaGTTTCAAGCTTCCATTTTTATCAGAGATGATGGTACAGTTTTGCAGGAAAACATAcactttttaaattgaaatgttTCTTCAGTTGTAATAACCTGTAAAATCATGGCAAACCTCAGTGATTTCACATTAGTAAAGTAGTCTcaaagttcttttctttttagaaaaatatttagaatagTTAgttttttttagaagttttacAACTATATATAGAAGTATTGAGTATTTATACCTGGTTTTCCCCCCCTACACGAATCTTACAGAAGATTGTGTTTCCATGTGTTTACCACTTAAAATAACTTTCAGTTCTCATATCTAGCAGACACGATTCAATAGGCAATTCTGATACAGCAGAAGTGGCATGCAACTTAAAATGTGCTGGAGTGGACATTACGGTTCATAAACACTAAAAGAGTCCTGAAATTACTTGTAAGCTTAGAATCAAAATTCCAGGAAAAGCCTCTGGCAGCAGAACACAAGCATCAGCTGATTCAGGGCTGTGCCattctatttttccttcacaCTGAAGGAGTCTCACAGGGCAGCCAAGTCAAGAGGACTACCAGCAGACCAGTGCACTATGTAAAGAAGGATGTCAGGGTCTGACCTTTATGTTCTTCAGATAGTGACTGGTGACAGTACAAAGAATCTACCACAAGTACCAAGaaacaaactgcagaaaactTTATTCTCAGGGTTCTCATTTAAAGAGCCTTGTATTGTgagtaaattatttcaaaaggtAAAGGAACTTCTGGAACTTAGAACACTATGTTAAAATTAAAGGACAACATGATAATATCATGTTCATGTAGCAGGTTATTTTTGGAGCATGACCAAATTAACAAGTGTATTGTTAAAATTTGTTAATATCACTTCCTCTAAAGTTTAGGTATCTTTTCAGCCAACTTCACAAAGGTTTTTAGTCCTttaaatgtttgggttttttcaattCTGAAATTAACACCTACTCTACTTAAATGCCCTAGAGGCTTACAAGATTTTAAGGCTCTACTCTTCTTGTATCCTTTTATTTAATGGACTTTTAGAAATGGAGATACTCACTCCAGAAGTTTTAGGTAAAATTTTAAGTTACTGCATACCCAGCTCATTACTGTTGCATTTAGTAATAGAATTTAGGTCTCAGTAGACAGGTGACAAGTTTTATGTTTTATCTATACTGACTGAAATCAGTCTGAGTACCGTATTAGCTCAACCACACAAGTTAAAAAGCTTATCAAAAGAATTGTACATTCTTTTGTATTTCAAGCATCAAGTAATAAGCTTTCTATTTAACCAAGTTGTATTATACAACTGTCAAAAATTAACAAACAGAACAATGCTGGAACAAACCATTCTGCTTAATTTGGGCTTGGTCCCAAAAGAGGTAGTCCGTAAgtcacacaaaaaagaaaaatccatatAAGTTAACCTAACATGCCAGTCTCATTCACCACATGCAGCCTCATTGCTGGATGAGCCTATTTCATATCTGAAAACATTACATTAGTGTTCATGTAACACAGGaactagaaaattatttcttcatctgtAACCGAAATTCGGTCCAGCTGAACCAATGTATTAACCAGGCTTTGCACATCAGCCTCATTAGTAAGAGTTCAACTTTTCtccaaattaaatttgaaaCATGCCTAATACACAAGTATGCCTTTAAACAACAAAGGATACCCGTGTTTTGGTTTGAAGAGAAGCTTCAAATTGTTAAAACTTATTAGTAATACAAGTATATCCACTATCATTTCTCtacaaatgctgctgctgccattgaACTCCTCATGGTTCCTCTTGCTGAAGCTGCAAACTCTTCAATTTCAGCATTCAATCTATTAATTacccattccaatgcttcacGGCCCTACAGTTAAAGAAAAGTCTATTAGTGTATACATTTCAGTGAATATGTAAATAAGTTAAATCCTTCTTACTCAAAGTAGCTAAAGACACAGTAAttgaaaagggaagaaaaggtaCAAAAATACATGCCTCCAATTATAGTTTTTACTTCAATAACCAGAATACTGCAGGAGCATGTACTGCCCTGCATTTCATGAAGAATTCCTTATGTCAGCAGTGCTCACATTATGAACCACAAAAGACTTTTTATCCAGATTCCTTTATCACTCTTGAGGCTGAACCTTGGATTCCCAGAAGATTCTCAACTAAAAGACCACTTCGTTACTCCCACATAACTACTTCAGATCTGTCTGGGTGTAGATcctttttcagcagcaaaaaccAATAGATGGGAACAAGAGGGCAGCAAAAGAATGACAGCACCAGGCTGTTAAGTGAGTGAATGTTTTTCCAGTGATTCAGAGAGCTCTGCCAATAATGATTTATTATCTATtcacatgaggaaaaaaagaggaagttCAGATAGCTGAGCATTTAGTCTCTACAGTACAGGCAGTAAAACCATGCAAACCCTTCCTAAGATTGTTGACAAAGGCAAAAGTAAACCAggtatttttgttccttttctttgtttagcCAGTGGTCACACATTTTGCAGAAGGGTCAAACTTACCTTATTAGCATTGGAGGAAATTGTGTTTGCCATTAGCCCTTCTAGGTAACTGCTTAGACTGACGCCTTTTACAGATATTATTGCTTCTTGTGTCAAAATGGTTCTGAAATAGAGAGCAGGAAACAATTATTTTGAGTAGTTTAAAAAAGAATGCATTGCTGGAAGGAACTCACTTCTCCCCAACAAGTACATTCCCCCATCAGCTTTACTGTTTAAGACAGAACTTCTTGCTAAATAAACACAATCCGCTTCCACCATGCTTAACTGCTTTGTGCTTCTACTCCTAAGGTAAAAGCCAAGAGTCCCCACTAAGTCCAAGTGTCCTTTTGTGGCACTCAGTTATTTTaatgttcagcagcagcaagaaaagagtAGGAACAGCAGATCTGGAGTGAACGTACTCTGGTAAAACAGCATTAAGATATCTCCTTCAACAACAGGGATTTGACATTTCTTACTGTAACGAGAGAAAAAAGCCTTCCATGTTAGAATCCCTGGAAAGATCCTTAAGAATTACCACCAGTTCCAGGAGTGGTAACTCAGCAAGCTCTAAAgttgccttaaaaaaacccaaaaaccccaaataccAAAATCCAAACCTCCAAAATTATAGCCTAAAGCCAGGTAAATGTGCCTCTACTGCAGGTTCTGTGCTCAGGCTGATGAAGAGATCAGAAATGAGGAGTTGGTAACTGGAAATGCCACAGGACACAGGACAACTCCCTGAAAAACTGAGCTCTGTCATAGCATGACATAAGCTGCCTAGTAGGTCTCTACAGAAGCAGTGTCTCGAGAGAAAAACACAAtcaatttaattatttttagacAATTTATCATAACAAAGATGATGTAAAACTCATCTTCTGTTCAAGGGAAACCATGGGAATTTTCAAAGCCAAGGTCTGCATTACTTCAGGGCAGTATCAGAACAGAGGTACTTACTTGTTTGGATTGTGAGGGTGTGGTTTATAGACAAGCCTCTCGTCTACTGACACTAGGTTTGTAAATGAAATCTGTAGAATATAAGACAAGATTACCTCttgataaaaatattcaagaaatacagtaaataaaacTGCAGATTCAAGACTGATGCTCACCTGATTTAAGCATTATACTTTTCCTGCAAGTGTTAGGGTTGTAGAACAAGATAGAGAAATCTTTCATGTTCAGCATTTGCTGACTAGTTCCTTCCCTTTAGGTTTTACATTATTTACCACATTTGTAAGAACACTTCAGATAGACAGAGTACTACAAAGAGCAAAATGTTACGTGATTAAGAAATGGTGGAAGGGTACACCGAAtggcttttgaatttttttttgatttttttttttttcttaaacccGCTCAAACTCCTGTTACCCTGCTCATCAGAAGATCCTGAGGCTTAGTCCTGACAAATTCCAAAAACCTATCAGCcccttctgaaaaacagaactgGTCAACTATGACCATTACTCAAACCTGTAACTTGTGTTGTTCTGATGTAATTTTCAAGATgactttcattttcaaatataCAAGGAATTACTACAATCTGTAACTTATTTCAATTGCATAAACACAGCTACTTACATTACTGGATTTCAGCTCCATTGTTTTTTTCACTGGGTCAACAACAGAGTGCTCCTGCACATATGTCTTTGTTCTGCATGTGCCAATGAGCTAGAAGACAGGCAAACACATGGAATTAATCATGATAATCAACTGCAAATTCTTTTTATGCTTATAAATGCATAAGTGGTGATTATTGCATATAACAGACACTGAGACAACATAATTAGGgtttagtttaaaataaaactattcaGTCGAGGTAGATCTTGGAACAATCTAAGAGCTATAAACATTTTAGTTACCAGAATGTGGATGGCTGCATTATAAACGCTTGGATTTCAGACTCCTAGAGTTCTGAAGCAATGCAGATCCATTACAACACCTGGCTCACAAACTTCCCCTGCCTCAGGCATCCTTTTCAAGCCCTGCAATACCGTGCCTACCGATTTCACAATGGAGGGAATTCCCCATTCTGTGCTCAGCAGCCTGTGGCTGTGCAGCTTCCCACTAGGGTCTATGTGTCTGGCCAGGACATCCACTCCAACCACGCTGGGGTTCATGGGGTTTGGGTACTTCTGCATGGCAGCTGTGGTCACCGTTTCCCAGGGGTGGCTGGCAAAACAGAATCGAGACACCAAGTTGTACACACTCCTTTTCCAACAAGATTTCCATTAAGACTGAACACAACACATCAGccctttatatttttaaagcagttcaATTCCCAGTTCTCAACACTACAAATATCCCTTCCTGGAAAAACATCCCTGTGTCATGGATTGGGTACTGGTACATGCAAGCTGAACATACAGCACATCTGATTAACAGGACTCCCGAGTTCAGTTACCTGCTGGCTTAAGA harbors:
- the PRELID3B gene encoding PRELI domain containing protein 3B; the protein is MKIWTSEHVFDHPWETVTTAAMQKYPNPMNPSVVGVDVLARHIDPSGKLHSHRLLSTEWGIPSIVKSLIGTCRTKTYVQEHSVVDPVKKTMELKSSNISFTNLVSVDERLVYKPHPHNPNKTILTQEAIISVKGVSLSSYLEGLMANTISSNANKGREALEWVINRLNAEIEEFAASARGTMRSSMAAAAFVEK